TGGTGGGAGTGACGCGCAAATGCATTCTGGCGGAGCGCAGGAAGTTCGCCAGCATCGCGGAACTCAACGAATGGCTGCTGGAGCGGACCGTGGGCTGGGCCAAGACCCACAAGCACCCGGAATTCGCGGACAAGACAATCTGGGAAGTGTTTAAGGCGGAGCGCGGGGTTCTGATTCGGGCGCCCAAGGAGTTCGATGGCTACCGCTTGAAGCAGTGCCGGGTGTCCTCGACCTGTCTGGTGCACGTCGAGCAACCGCTACAGCGCGCCGTGCGATGCGGCCGGGAAGCCCTTCCAGGTCAAGATCTACGCGGATCGATGAGCGGCGAGATCCTGCTGAGGGTTGATCCGGAAAGAGCGAAGGGCGGCGTGACAACGCCTTCCCGT
This portion of the Deltaproteobacteria bacterium genome encodes:
- a CDS encoding transposase, producing MTVKLAHTRLCHFCHAFSRETLEMVMEAHNRAFAFFGGACGRGIYDNMSTAVSQVLRGKHRELNPRFEELCAHYLVEPTMCTPTAGWEKGQVENLVGVTRKCILAERRKFASIAELNEWLLERTVGWAKTHKHPEFADKTIWEVFKAERGVLIRAPKEFDGYRLKQCRVSSTCLVHVEQPLQRAVRCGREALPGQDLRGSMSGEILLRVDPERAKGGVTTPSRSAQLPGAVQISPV